The Juglans regia cultivar Chandler chromosome 2, Walnut 2.0, whole genome shotgun sequence genome includes a window with the following:
- the LOC109011353 gene encoding auxin-responsive protein SAUR36-like, producing the protein MRKTRGFRLGRKLVKVFKWIIRPRKNPRRYCHLDPTNRDGTLNPLSKILTLARCFRRGAKELCFPKSHPDYIRVGQDPVETTKKPAAGGVPKGHLAVYVGDPDDDTHRYVVPVIYFNHPLFGELLQEAEKVYGFNHPGGITIPCGVSEFESVQTQIAAVERLHRSRWSRP; encoded by the coding sequence ATGAGAAAAACCAGAGGCTTCAGGCTCGGACGCAAGTTGGTGAAGGTCTTCAAATGGATAATCCGTCCCAGAAAGAACCCCAGAAGGTACTGCCACTTGGACCCTACGAACCGGGACGGAACCCTCAACCCCTTGTCCAAAATCCTCACCTTGGCACGGTGTTTTCGACGCGGAGCAAAGGAACTATGCTTTCCCAAGTCGCATCCGGATTACATCCGGGTGGGTCAAGACCCGGTGGAAACAACAAAAAAGCCAGCGGCTGGGGGTGTACCGAAAGGGCACTTGGCCGTGTACGTGGGCGATCCCGACGACGACACTCATAGGTACGTGGTACCTGTGATATATTTCAATCACCCGCTGTTTGGGGAGCTGTTGCAGGAAGCTGAGAAGGTATACGGGTTCAATCATCCGGGAGGGATAACCATACCGTGTGGGGTTTCGGAGTTTGAGAGCGTGCAGACTCAGATTGCCGCCGTTGAACGCCTCCACCGCAGTAGGTGGAGTCGACCGTAG
- the LOC109011364 gene encoding NAC domain-containing protein 7-like gives MNTFSHVPPGFRFHPTDEELVDYYLRKKVASKRIDLDVIRDVDLYKIEPWDLQELCKIGTEEQNEWYFFSHKDKKYPTGTRTNRATKAGFWKATGRDKAIYARHSLIGMRKTLVFYKGRAPNGQKSDWIMHEYRLETNENGTPQEEGWVVCRVFKKRMTAMQKMGEYDSPCNWYDDQVSFMPELDSPRRVSHPFASYNHHYPCKQEPELQYHTSHHDGFLQLPQLESPKLPQSATTSVCSIVPIYGFDMNTGSAMRSSNLTQEERMQQCHQQNMSSSLFYGNNVDQAVDQVTDWRVLDKFVASQLSHDQDTSKERNYSNAVVFNVAEHMNMLSNDSKTTEEYV, from the exons ATGAATACCTTTTCACATGTTCCTCCAGGCTTTAGATTCCATCCGACAGATGAAGAACTTGTTGATTATTATCTCAGAAAAAAGGTTGCTTCCAAAAGGATTGATCTAGATGTCATCAGAGATGTTGATCTTTACAAAATTGAGCCGTGGGATCTTCAAG AATTATGCAAGATAGGAACTGAAGAGCAGAATGAATGGTATTTCTTTAGCcataaagataagaaatatcCAACTGGAACTCGCACAAATAGAGCTACAAAGGCAGGATTCTGGAAAGCTACTGGAAGAGACAAGGCTATTTACGCTAGGCACAGTCTAATTGGCATGAGAAAGACTTTAGTGTTTTATAAAGGACGAGCCCCTAACGGACAAAAGTCAGATTGGATCATGCATGAGTATCGACTAGAAACAAACGAAAATGGAACTCCTCAG GAAGAAGGATGGGTTGTATGTAGAGTGTTCAAGAAGCGAATGACGGCAATGCAGAAAATGGGCGAGTATGACTCGCCATGTAATTGGTACGATGATCAAGTCTCATTCATGCCCGAACTTGATTCCCCGAGGCGAGTTTCTCACCCTTTTGCATCCTACAACCACCATTATCCCTGCAAGCAGGAGCCTGAGTTACAATATCATACGTCTCATCATGATGGTTTCCTCCAGCTCCCCCAACTAGAGAGCCCCAAACTTCCCCAGTCTGCAACCACCAGCGTTTGCTCAATAGTTCCAATATATGGCTTTGATATGAACACTGGAAGCGCCATGCGGTCCTCAAACCTTACGCAAGAAGAGCGCATGCAACAGTGCCATCAACAAAACATGAGCTCCTCATTATTTTACGGAAATAACGTCGACCAGGCGGTGGACCAGGTGACTGATTGGCGAGTCCTTGACAAATTTGTTGCATCTCAGCTCAGCCATGACCAAGATACCTCCAAGGAAAGAAATTACTCCAATGCAGTTGTCTTCAATGTGGCAGAACATATGAATATGTTATCAAACGACTCCAAAACTACCGAGGAATATGTCTGA